TAATCGCCCACCGGCTCGAGCGGATCGGCGTAACCTACAAGGAATTCTGTGAAACCGGCATGCTCTTCCCCGATATGTCCTCCGCGGACCAGTTCGAGAAGCACAAGTCTATCCGCCAGGACGGCCAGGTTCGCGGCTTTGCGACACCTTCCCGGCGCTGTGAGATTTATTCGAGCATCATCGAGGACTTGGATTACGATCCCCTGCCGCTCTTCCGGGAACCTGCCGAATCTCCCATCAGCACCCCCGAGGTGGCCAAGGAGTATCCCATCATCCTCACCACGGGCGGTAGATTCGTGCCGATGTTCCACTCGGAGCACAGGGTACCGGGGACCGGCACACGGGAGATGCATCCCTGGCCCATTTTCGAGATCCACATGGAAACCGCAAGAGAGCTGGGAATCCGCGATGGCGACTGGTGTTGGATAGAGACGCCGCGAGGACGTATTCGCCAGGTTGCGCGACTCGGGTTCGCCCTCAAGGCCGGAGTCATCATTGCCCAGCCGAGCTGGTGGTATCCGGAGCTTCCCGCGGAGGAGCCATGGCTGTGCGGGGCGTTCATTTCCAACGCCAACGTGCTCACGGATGACAACCCCGACATTCTCGATCCCATCTGTGGCAACTGGTCCAATCGCGGGCTGCTGTGCAAGGTTTACCGCTGCGAAGAGCCTGAGTGGTTGTCAGACCGGGTACCCCATGAATTGTTCCTGGAAGAAAAATCCGGATATCCCAAGGCCTTCAAGGCATAGATGCGAGGGGCAAATGCCGGACCAAACCGGAGATGACGCCAACGGGAGGAGCATCCATAACCTGCAGCGAGCAGGAGTAGGTCGTTTATTCACTGCTCGCGTGAAGTCCCTGCTTTGCGTGGGATGCGATGAGTGTCTGGCCGTGTGCAAGTACGGAGTCCTTAGGCGAACAGCGGATGGAAAAGTGGAAGCCAAGAGCGGGCAGCATTGTGCGGGCTGTCTCAAGTGCGTCGGGGTTTGCCGCACGAAAGCCATTCACATTCTGCCCGGGAACTGCTTCGCCCGACCGCGGTAACCTGGTTGTGGAATCAGAACTCGATCCGCAACGACTCGTTGGAGAAATGGGATGTCAAAAGACGCGGATCGCCTGTTCCAGCTCCAAGAAAAAGGCCTTTGCTGCAGCCAGATGCTTCTTCTGATGGGGTTGGCGAATTAGTCGAATGGTTTTCACGGGAATACGGCCAGTTCTTCGGGGGCATCCGTTGTGACGATATCCTCGGGGACGATCCGAACGCGTGCACCAGTTGCGGCTCCATTGTGCTTGGTACGTACGG
This region of Desulforhabdus amnigena genomic DNA includes:
- a CDS encoding 4Fe-4S dicluster domain-containing protein; protein product: MPDQTGDDANGRSIHNLQRAGVGRLFTARVKSLLCVGCDECLAVCKYGVLRRTADGKVEAKSGQHCAGCLKCVGVCRTKAIHILPGNCFARPR